Proteins from one Bradyrhizobium amphicarpaeae genomic window:
- the purC gene encoding phosphoribosylaminoimidazolesuccinocarboxamide synthase, protein MSRRRRIYEGKAKVLYEGPEPGTLIQHFKDDATAFNAKKHQVIEGKGVLNNRISEYLFQHLNDIGVPTHFIRRLNMREQLIREVEIVPLEVVVRNVAAGSLSQRLGIEEGTQLPRSIIEFYYKNDQLNDPMVSEEHITAFGWATPQEIDDIMALAIRVNDFLTGLFLGIGIRLVDFKMECGRLFENEMMRIIVADEISPDSCRLWDIKSNEKLDKDRFRRDLGGLLEAYTEVAKRLGILMENERPQGTGPVLVKS, encoded by the coding sequence ATGAGCCGTCGGCGTCGCATTTATGAAGGCAAGGCAAAGGTTCTGTATGAAGGCCCGGAGCCCGGTACCTTGATCCAGCACTTCAAGGATGACGCCACCGCGTTCAATGCGAAAAAGCATCAGGTGATCGAGGGCAAGGGTGTCCTCAACAACCGGATCTCGGAGTACCTGTTTCAGCACCTCAACGACATCGGGGTGCCGACCCACTTCATCCGCCGTCTCAACATGCGCGAGCAGTTGATTCGCGAGGTCGAGATCGTGCCGCTCGAGGTGGTGGTGCGCAACGTGGCCGCCGGCTCGCTGTCGCAGCGCCTCGGCATCGAGGAGGGCACCCAGCTGCCCCGCTCGATCATCGAATTCTACTACAAGAACGACCAGCTCAACGACCCCATGGTGTCGGAAGAGCACATCACGGCCTTTGGCTGGGCGACGCCCCAGGAGATCGACGACATCATGGCGCTCGCCATCCGTGTCAACGACTTCCTCACCGGCCTCTTCCTCGGCATCGGCATCCGCCTCGTCGATTTCAAGATGGAGTGCGGCCGCCTGTTCGAGAACGAGATGATGCGCATCATCGTCGCCGACGAGATCTCGCCGGACAGCTGCCGGCTGTGGGACATCAAGTCGAACGAGAAGCTCGACAAGGATCGTTTTCGCAGGGATCTCGGTGGCTTGCTCGAGGCTTACACGGAAGTTGCAAAGCGCCTCGGCATCCTCATGGAGAACGAGCGTCCGCAGGGCACAGGCCCGGTGCTGGTGAAGAGCTGA
- the purL gene encoding phosphoribosylformylglycinamidine synthase subunit PurL, whose product MKNEPKITPELVAAHGLKPDEYERILKLIGREPTFTELGIFSAMWNEHCSYKSSRIHLKGLPTKAPWVIQGPGENAGVIDIGDGQAVVFKMESHNHPSYIEPYQGATTGVGGILRDVFTMGARPIACLNALSFGAPEHARTRHLVSGVVAGVGGYGNSFGVPTVGGQVRFHTRYDGNILVNAMAVGLADTDKIFYAAASGVNMPIVYLGSKTGRDGIHGASMASAEFDDKSEEKRPTVQVGDPFAEKLLLEACLEIMEKGCVIAIQDMGAAGLTCSAVEMGAKGDLGVDLDLDAVPTRETGMSAYEMMLSESQERMLMVLKPEKEKEAEAIFKKWGLDFAVVGYTTPSKRFVVKHGGDVMADLPIKELGDEAPLYDRPHVPSAALPVVHAREVPAPMALGAALEKLIGTPDMCSKRWVWEQYDHVILGNTMQRPGGDAAVVRVEDGPKGLALTVDVTPRYCEADPYQGGMQAVAEAWRNITAVGGKPLAITDNLNFGNPERPEIMGQFVGCLKGISEACRTLDFPVVSGNVSLYNETNGRAILPTPSIGGVGLLDDFTKSASLAFKAEGEAILLVGDTHGWLGQSVYLRDICGREEGAPPPVDLAAEKRNGDCVRGMIHAGTATAVHDLSDGGLLVALAEMAMASGIGAKLLAAPTSLVSQAYWFGEDQARYLVTVPEAEAGRVLAKMRGCEVPCVRIGTTGGDAIAIAGEAPVAIDALRTSHERWLPDYMGGKAA is encoded by the coding sequence ATGAAGAACGAACCCAAGATCACCCCCGAACTGGTTGCCGCCCACGGGCTCAAGCCCGACGAATACGAGCGCATCCTGAAGCTGATCGGGCGGGAGCCGACCTTCACCGAACTCGGCATTTTCTCGGCGATGTGGAACGAGCACTGCTCGTACAAGTCGTCACGCATCCATCTCAAGGGCCTGCCGACCAAGGCGCCCTGGGTGATCCAGGGCCCCGGCGAGAATGCCGGCGTGATCGACATTGGCGATGGCCAGGCCGTGGTCTTCAAGATGGAGAGCCACAACCACCCGAGCTACATCGAGCCCTATCAGGGCGCGACCACCGGCGTCGGCGGCATTTTGCGCGACGTCTTCACCATGGGTGCACGTCCCATCGCCTGCCTCAATGCGCTGAGCTTCGGTGCGCCCGAGCATGCCAGGACCCGGCATCTCGTCTCCGGTGTCGTCGCAGGCGTGGGCGGCTACGGCAATTCCTTCGGCGTGCCGACGGTCGGCGGCCAGGTGCGCTTCCACACCCGCTATGACGGCAATATCCTGGTCAACGCCATGGCCGTGGGCCTCGCGGATACCGACAAGATCTTCTATGCGGCCGCCTCCGGCGTGAACATGCCGATCGTCTATCTCGGCTCCAAGACCGGCCGCGACGGCATCCACGGCGCCTCGATGGCGTCGGCCGAGTTCGACGACAAGTCCGAGGAGAAGCGGCCGACCGTGCAGGTCGGCGATCCCTTCGCCGAGAAGCTGCTGCTGGAAGCCTGCCTCGAGATCATGGAGAAGGGCTGCGTCATCGCGATCCAGGACATGGGCGCGGCGGGGCTGACATGCTCGGCGGTCGAGATGGGCGCCAAGGGCGACCTCGGCGTCGACCTCGATCTCGATGCGGTGCCGACCCGCGAGACCGGCATGAGCGCCTACGAGATGATGCTTTCGGAAAGCCAGGAGCGCATGCTGATGGTGCTCAAGCCCGAGAAGGAAAAGGAAGCCGAGGCGATCTTCAAAAAGTGGGGCCTCGACTTCGCGGTGGTCGGCTACACAACGCCGAGCAAGCGCTTCGTGGTCAAGCATGGCGGCGACGTGATGGCCGATCTGCCGATCAAGGAGCTCGGCGACGAGGCGCCGCTGTACGACCGCCCGCATGTGCCCTCCGCCGCGCTGCCGGTCGTGCATGCCCGCGAGGTGCCTGCGCCGATGGCGCTCGGCGCCGCGCTCGAGAAGCTAATCGGCACGCCCGACATGTGCAGCAAGCGCTGGGTCTGGGAGCAGTATGACCACGTCATTCTCGGCAACACCATGCAGCGTCCCGGCGGCGATGCCGCCGTGGTGCGTGTCGAGGACGGGCCCAAGGGCCTGGCACTGACCGTCGACGTCACGCCGCGCTATTGCGAGGCCGATCCCTATCAGGGCGGCATGCAGGCCGTGGCGGAAGCCTGGCGCAACATCACCGCGGTCGGCGGCAAGCCGCTCGCGATCACCGACAATCTCAATTTCGGCAACCCCGAGCGGCCCGAGATCATGGGCCAGTTCGTCGGCTGCCTGAAGGGCATCTCGGAAGCCTGCCGCACCCTCGACTTCCCGGTCGTCTCCGGCAACGTCTCGCTCTACAACGAGACCAACGGCCGCGCGATCCTGCCGACACCCTCGATCGGCGGCGTCGGCCTGCTCGACGATTTCACCAAGTCGGCGTCGCTCGCCTTCAAGGCCGAGGGCGAGGCGATCCTGCTGGTCGGCGACACCCACGGCTGGCTTGGCCAGTCGGTGTATCTGCGCGACATCTGCGGCCGCGAAGAGGGTGCGCCGCCGCCGGTCGATCTCGCCGCCGAGAAGCGCAACGGCGATTGCGTGCGCGGCATGATCCATGCGGGCACCGCGACCGCCGTGCACGACCTCTCCGACGGCGGCCTGCTGGTCGCGTTGGCCGAGATGGCGATGGCGAGCGGCATCGGTGCCAAGCTGCTGGCGGCGCCGACGTCGCTGGTCTCGCAGGCCTATTGGTTCGGCGAGGATCAGGCGCGCTATCTCGTCACCGTGCCGGAAGCCGAAGCCGGCCGTGTGCTCGCCAAGATGCGCGGCTGCGAGGTGCCCTGCGTGCGGATCGGCACCACCGGCGGCGATGCCATTGCCATCGCGGGCGAAGCGCCTGTTGCGATCGACGCGCTGCGGACGTCGCACGAGCGCTGGCTGCCGGACTATATGGGCGGCAAGGCGGCGTAG
- a CDS encoding magnesium and cobalt transport protein CorA produces MNVPSLPTSPSEPVSAEGVVAAGAYVDGRRIANIAISEASSWRAKPGHVVWIGLHEPDMALLGAVQKQFDLHELAIEDANHAHQRPKIEQYGEALFIVARTAQLVEGRIVFGETHIFVGEGYLVSVRHGASTSYTPVRERCESCPRALARGEDYILYAILDFIVDNYSPVLESIHDEVEGIEDDVLSKPISKTQIERLYMLRRDLLRLRNAIGPLVEVCRRLEHDELSMVRQAMQPLFRDVTDHVRNIQERIDSMREVLAFAFEASLLVGQAQETAVSKKLASWLAIIAIPTALAGIYGMNFKHMPELEWDYGYYMLLGVMLTACTALYWRFRRVGWL; encoded by the coding sequence ATGAACGTCCCGTCGCTGCCCACATCCCCCTCCGAGCCGGTGTCCGCCGAGGGCGTCGTCGCCGCAGGCGCCTATGTCGACGGCCGCCGTATCGCCAACATCGCCATCAGCGAAGCCTCGAGCTGGCGGGCCAAGCCCGGCCACGTGGTCTGGATCGGCCTGCACGAGCCCGACATGGCGCTGCTCGGCGCGGTGCAGAAGCAATTCGACCTGCACGAGCTCGCGATCGAGGACGCCAACCACGCCCATCAGCGGCCCAAGATCGAGCAATATGGCGAAGCCCTGTTCATCGTGGCGCGGACGGCGCAGCTGGTCGAGGGCCGCATCGTCTTCGGCGAGACCCACATCTTCGTCGGCGAAGGTTATCTGGTCTCGGTGCGCCACGGCGCCTCGACGTCCTACACGCCCGTGCGCGAACGCTGCGAAAGCTGCCCGCGGGCGCTCGCCCGCGGCGAGGATTACATCCTCTATGCGATCCTCGATTTCATCGTCGACAATTACTCGCCCGTGCTCGAGAGCATTCACGACGAGGTCGAGGGCATCGAGGACGACGTGCTGTCCAAGCCGATCAGCAAGACGCAGATCGAGCGGCTCTACATGCTCCGCCGCGACCTGCTGCGGCTGCGCAACGCGATCGGGCCGCTGGTGGAGGTCTGCCGCCGGCTGGAGCATGACGAGCTGTCGATGGTCCGGCAGGCCATGCAGCCGCTATTCCGCGACGTCACCGATCACGTCCGCAACATCCAGGAGCGCATCGATTCCATGCGCGAGGTGCTGGCCTTCGCCTTCGAGGCCAGCCTGCTGGTCGGCCAGGCACAGGAGACGGCGGTGTCCAAGAAGCTCGCCTCGTGGCTCGCGATCATCGCGATCCCGACCGCGCTGGCCGGCATCTACGGCATGAACTTCAAGCACATGCCGGAGCTGGAATGGGACTACGGCTATTACATGCTGCTCGGCGTGATGCTGACGGCCTGCACCGCGCTGTACTGGCGTTTTCGTCGCGTCGGATGGCTGTGA
- the cynS gene encoding cyanase, which produces MKREDLTEKLLDIKREKGWSWKHICEKIGGYSEVLITGAILGQMKLTKPQAANAGELFGLSKSEVAMLNETPMRGMPMPPTDPLIYRFYELVMVNGPAWKALIEEEYGDGIMSAIDFDMVMERLPNPKGDRVKITMSGKFLPYKYYGASGNVPEYGFKEE; this is translated from the coding sequence ATGAAACGCGAAGACCTCACCGAAAAGCTGCTCGACATCAAGCGCGAGAAGGGATGGAGCTGGAAGCACATCTGCGAGAAGATCGGCGGCTATTCGGAGGTGCTGATAACAGGCGCCATTCTCGGCCAGATGAAGCTGACGAAGCCGCAGGCGGCCAATGCCGGCGAGCTGTTCGGCCTGTCGAAGTCCGAAGTCGCCATGCTCAACGAGACACCGATGCGCGGCATGCCGATGCCGCCGACCGATCCCCTGATCTATCGCTTCTACGAACTGGTGATGGTGAACGGTCCGGCCTGGAAGGCCTTGATCGAGGAGGAGTACGGCGACGGCATCATGTCGGCGATCGATTTCGACATGGTGATGGAGCGCCTACCCAACCCGAAGGGCGACCGCGTCAAGATCACCATGAGCGGCAAATTCCTGCCGTACAAATATTACGGTGCCAGCGGCAACGTGCCGGAATACGGCTTCAAGGAGGAGTGA
- a CDS encoding DUF1476 domain-containing protein: MSQFDKRQEGFEKKFALDEEQKFKAEARRNRLLGLWAAEKLGMSGDAATAYAKEVVAADFEEAGDADVLRKLTADFAAKNVTVTEQAIRAKMSELLAVAAAEVKAGK; this comes from the coding sequence ATGAGCCAGTTCGACAAGCGCCAGGAAGGTTTTGAGAAGAAGTTCGCCCTCGACGAGGAGCAGAAATTCAAGGCGGAAGCCCGCCGCAACCGGCTGCTCGGGCTGTGGGCGGCCGAAAAGCTGGGCATGTCAGGTGACGCCGCCACCGCCTACGCCAAGGAAGTGGTCGCGGCTGATTTCGAGGAGGCCGGCGATGCCGACGTCCTGCGCAAGCTGACGGCCGATTTCGCCGCCAAGAACGTCACCGTCACCGAGCAGGCGATTCGAGCCAAGATGAGCGAGCTGCTTGCAGTCGCCGCCGCCGAGGTGAAGGCGGGGAAGTGA
- a CDS encoding DMT family transporter → MPQSTSEARRATAAAATPLPSMAATGARNWRDYALLLALAFCWSSTYPLTKLALPTIPPITFISVRSLIAAAFLFAILWMRGIKVPTDAKAWKLFATQQLINSTFPFLIITWSQQYVPASNTVVLASTTPIFAFLITSLITRHEPATLIKLAGAILGLAGTILIVGLDALRGLGSEIVAEIAILLATISFACASIFGLRLSDYDPMVVAAGSVLFGGLVLLPPSLIIDQPWTLSPTPTAIVATIVMSIVSSAFGLMLFYVCLGRLGTLTTNAQGYLRIPIGVGLSVLLLGESVPSNLALGLLLVMAGVAAMTVPARRLKLR, encoded by the coding sequence GTGCCGCAGAGCACATCGGAGGCGCGTCGCGCGACGGCGGCCGCAGCAACGCCGTTGCCGTCCATGGCCGCCACCGGCGCCCGCAACTGGCGCGACTATGCGTTGCTGCTCGCGCTCGCGTTCTGCTGGAGCTCGACCTATCCGTTGACGAAGCTGGCGCTTCCCACCATCCCGCCGATCACCTTCATCTCGGTACGCTCGCTGATCGCCGCCGCCTTCCTGTTCGCGATCCTGTGGATGCGCGGCATCAAGGTCCCGACCGACGCGAAGGCCTGGAAGCTGTTCGCCACCCAGCAACTCATCAACTCCACCTTTCCCTTCCTGATCATCACCTGGTCGCAGCAATATGTGCCCGCCTCGAACACGGTGGTGCTGGCCTCGACGACGCCGATCTTCGCCTTCCTCATCACCTCGCTGATCACGCGCCATGAGCCGGCCACGCTCATCAAGCTGGCAGGCGCAATCCTTGGCCTCGCCGGAACGATTCTCATCGTCGGGCTCGACGCGTTGCGGGGTCTCGGCAGCGAGATCGTGGCGGAAATCGCGATCCTGCTCGCCACCATCTCCTTTGCCTGCGCGAGCATCTTCGGCCTGCGCCTGTCCGACTACGATCCGATGGTGGTGGCGGCGGGCTCGGTGCTGTTCGGCGGCCTCGTGCTGCTGCCGCCGTCGCTGATCATCGACCAGCCCTGGACGCTGAGCCCGACCCCGACGGCGATCGTCGCCACCATCGTCATGAGCATCGTCTCGAGCGCATTCGGGTTGATGCTGTTCTACGTCTGCCTCGGCCGCCTCGGCACCCTGACCACGAACGCGCAAGGTTACTTGCGCATCCCGATCGGCGTGGGGCTATCGGTGCTTTTGCTCGGCGAAAGCGTGCCGTCGAACCTGGCGCTCGGCCTGCTGCTGGTGATGGCGGGCGTTGCCGCAATGACGGTGCCGGCTAGGCGGCTGAAGCTGCGATAG
- a CDS encoding ABC transporter ATP-binding protein: MTNKFISIEGIAKRYPGASGATTTIFENLWLSMARGEFACVIGHSGCGKTTVLNILAGLDAPSEGTVIVDGQAISGTSLDRAVIFQSHALLPWRTVLGNVAYAVSSKWRNWDRARVKAHAQTFIDLVGLTGSEHKRPSELSGGMKQRVGIARALSITPKIMLMDEPFSALDALTRGTLQDEVRRICLETGQTAFMITHDVDEAIYLADKIFLMTNGPGAVLAEVVENPLPRDRGRTDLHRHPLYYALRNHIIDFLVTRSKTFTTEMSDHDPRNVPLVQIGKPGLTIAAGSDEPRQTWMPGTNPGLSA, encoded by the coding sequence GTGACCAACAAGTTCATCTCCATCGAAGGCATCGCAAAGCGCTATCCCGGCGCCAGCGGCGCCACGACCACCATCTTCGAGAATTTGTGGCTGTCGATGGCACGCGGCGAGTTCGCCTGCGTGATCGGGCATTCCGGCTGCGGCAAGACCACCGTGCTCAACATCCTCGCCGGGCTCGACGCGCCGAGCGAGGGAACGGTGATCGTCGACGGGCAGGCGATCTCCGGCACCAGCCTCGACCGCGCCGTCATCTTTCAGAGCCACGCGCTGCTGCCCTGGCGCACCGTGCTCGGCAACGTCGCCTATGCCGTGAGCTCGAAATGGCGCAACTGGGATCGCGCCAGGGTGAAGGCGCATGCTCAGACTTTCATCGATCTCGTCGGTCTCACCGGCTCCGAGCACAAGCGGCCATCGGAATTGTCCGGCGGCATGAAGCAGCGCGTCGGCATCGCGCGGGCCTTGTCGATCACGCCGAAGATCATGCTGATGGACGAGCCGTTCTCTGCGCTGGATGCGCTGACGCGCGGTACACTGCAGGACGAGGTGCGGCGCATCTGCCTGGAGACGGGGCAGACCGCGTTCATGATCACTCACGATGTGGACGAGGCGATCTATCTCGCCGACAAGATCTTCCTGATGACCAACGGGCCCGGCGCGGTGCTGGCGGAAGTCGTCGAGAACCCGCTGCCGAGGGATCGCGGCCGTACCGATCTGCACCGCCATCCGCTCTATTATGCGCTGCGCAACCACATCATCGATTTCCTGGTGACGCGCAGCAAGACCTTCACGACCGAGATGTCCGATCACGATCCGCGCAACGTACCGCTGGTGCAGATCGGCAAGCCGGGGCTCACGATTGCGGCGGGCAGCGATGAGCCACGGCAAACGTGGATGCCCGGGACAAATCCCGGATTGAGTGCCTAA
- a CDS encoding tripartite tricarboxylate transporter substrate binding protein BugD codes for MIAFGLKRSLVAIAALSLASISLATGAFAQDYPKRPVTMIVPFAAGGTSDVIARAVAEQMGIALGQTIVIENVAGAGGSTALARASRAEPDGYTIAIGNAGTNAATYTIYPKLPFTPDSFVPIAMVAKTFGIVALRKDFPAKDLKEFIAYAKANPGKINLGHAGVGSSNYLICKSFVTAAGIDATLVGYRGAAPALTDAVGGQIDGVCDAAASVSQSINEKLVKGLVVGSTVRLATLPDLPTSAEAGLPEFEAQGWNGLFAPKGTPPAVIAKLNAAARTAVETDAVKKRFADLSTVAPDANEHAPEVLQKLVTRDVEKYRKMLADDAK; via the coding sequence GTGATTGCGTTTGGGCTGAAGCGTTCGCTCGTCGCGATCGCGGCGCTGTCGCTCGCGTCGATTTCGCTCGCGACCGGCGCATTCGCGCAGGATTATCCCAAGCGTCCCGTGACCATGATCGTGCCGTTCGCGGCCGGCGGCACCTCGGACGTGATCGCGCGCGCGGTGGCCGAGCAGATGGGCATCGCGCTCGGCCAGACGATCGTGATCGAGAACGTCGCGGGCGCCGGCGGTTCGACCGCGCTGGCACGCGCCTCCCGCGCCGAGCCCGACGGCTACACCATCGCGATCGGCAATGCCGGCACCAATGCCGCGACCTATACGATCTATCCAAAGCTGCCGTTCACGCCGGACTCCTTCGTGCCGATCGCGATGGTGGCGAAGACGTTCGGCATCGTCGCGCTGCGCAAGGATTTTCCGGCGAAGGACCTCAAGGAGTTCATCGCCTATGCCAAGGCCAATCCGGGCAAGATCAATCTCGGCCATGCCGGCGTTGGCTCGTCGAACTATCTGATCTGCAAGAGCTTCGTCACCGCAGCCGGGATCGACGCGACGCTGGTCGGCTATCGCGGCGCGGCGCCCGCGCTGACCGATGCCGTCGGCGGCCAGATCGACGGCGTCTGCGATGCTGCCGCCTCGGTCTCGCAGTCGATCAACGAGAAGCTGGTGAAGGGGCTCGTGGTCGGCTCGACCGTGCGGCTCGCGACGCTGCCCGACCTGCCGACCTCCGCGGAAGCGGGCCTGCCCGAATTCGAGGCGCAGGGCTGGAACGGCCTGTTCGCGCCCAAGGGCACGCCGCCGGCCGTGATCGCCAAGCTCAACGCCGCGGCGCGGACCGCCGTCGAAACCGACGCGGTCAAGAAGCGTTTCGCCGATCTGTCGACCGTCGCGCCCGATGCGAACGAACATGCGCCGGAAGTGCTGCAAAAGCTGGTGACGCGCGACGTCGAGAAATACCGGAAGATGCTGGCGGACGACGCCAAGTAA
- a CDS encoding PaaI family thioesterase, with translation MHELTKTPPPRRPDLHIATEGEFLGWRTWIRDSFEAHVGPFWHLIEADGSVRSAFRVEKKHLNGSGNVHGGCYMAFADYSLFAIATHVLDSRAVTTNFACEFLDAAREGELIECTGEVTRAGGSLIFLRGKMTSGDRVLLTFSGTIKRMKRKALPQPNA, from the coding sequence TTGCACGAATTGACCAAAACGCCCCCGCCCCGCCGCCCGGACCTGCACATCGCCACCGAGGGCGAATTTCTGGGCTGGCGGACCTGGATCCGCGACAGTTTTGAAGCCCATGTCGGCCCCTTCTGGCACCTCATCGAGGCGGACGGCAGCGTCCGCAGCGCCTTCCGGGTCGAGAAGAAGCATCTCAACGGCTCCGGGAACGTCCATGGCGGCTGCTACATGGCCTTTGCCGACTACTCCCTGTTTGCAATCGCCACCCATGTCCTGGACAGCCGGGCGGTGACGACCAATTTCGCCTGCGAATTCCTCGACGCGGCACGCGAGGGGGAGCTGATCGAGTGCACCGGCGAGGTCACCCGCGCCGGCGGTTCGCTGATCTTCCTGCGCGGCAAGATGACGTCCGGCGACCGCGTGCTGCTGACCTTTTCCGGCACGATCAAGCGGATGAAGCGGAAGGCGCTCCCTCAGCCAAACGCATAG
- the purS gene encoding phosphoribosylformylglycinamidine synthase subunit PurS, with protein sequence MKARVTVTLKTGILDPQGKAIEGALKSLGVDGVASVRQGKVFDIELAGADKAKAEAALKDAADKLLANTVIENYRVELIG encoded by the coding sequence GTGAAGGCACGTGTCACCGTTACCTTGAAGACGGGCATCCTCGATCCGCAAGGCAAGGCCATCGAAGGCGCGCTGAAGTCGCTCGGCGTCGACGGCGTTGCCAGCGTCCGGCAGGGCAAGGTGTTCGACATCGAGCTCGCCGGCGCCGACAAGGCCAAGGCGGAGGCGGCGTTGAAGGATGCCGCCGACAAGCTGCTGGCGAATACCGTGATCGAGAACTATCGGGTCGAGCTGATCGGTTAG
- the purQ gene encoding phosphoribosylformylglycinamidine synthase subunit PurQ — translation MKAAILVFPGINRERDMARALRLISGSEPAMVWHAETALPAGTDLVVVPGGFSYGDYLRCGAIAARAPVMDAVRDYAARGGLVLGVCNGFQILCESGLLPGVLMRNARLKFICHDVHLRVERSDTPFTRGYNAGQVIRVPVAHGEGNYEADEETIKRLEGEGRVLYRYCSAEGVVDDDSNINGAAHSIAGIVNDGGNVLGMMPHPENHVEDIMGCTDGRGLFAGLTAHLEKAA, via the coding sequence ATGAAAGCCGCCATCCTCGTCTTTCCCGGAATCAACCGCGAGCGCGACATGGCGCGTGCGCTGAGGCTGATCTCGGGCAGCGAGCCGGCGATGGTCTGGCACGCCGAGACGGCGCTGCCTGCGGGGACCGATCTCGTGGTGGTGCCGGGCGGATTCTCCTACGGCGACTATCTGCGCTGCGGCGCCATCGCGGCACGCGCGCCGGTGATGGACGCGGTGCGCGACTACGCGGCCAGGGGCGGCCTCGTGCTGGGCGTCTGCAACGGTTTTCAGATCCTCTGCGAGTCCGGCCTGCTGCCGGGCGTGCTGATGCGCAATGCGCGGCTGAAATTCATCTGTCACGACGTGCATCTGCGCGTCGAGCGGTCCGATACGCCGTTCACCCGCGGCTACAATGCCGGGCAGGTGATCCGCGTGCCGGTGGCCCATGGCGAAGGCAATTACGAGGCGGATGAGGAGACCATCAAGCGGCTCGAGGGCGAGGGGCGGGTGCTCTATCGCTACTGTTCCGCCGAAGGCGTGGTCGACGATGACAGCAACATCAACGGCGCGGCGCATTCGATCGCCGGCATCGTCAACGACGGGGGCAACGTGCTCGGCATGATGCCGCATCCGGAAAACCACGTCGAAGACATCATGGGCTGCACCGACGGCCGCGGCCTGTTCGCGGGCCTGACCGCGCATCTGGAAAAAGCCGCGTGA